A stretch of Triticum aestivum cultivar Chinese Spring chromosome 1D, IWGSC CS RefSeq v2.1, whole genome shotgun sequence DNA encodes these proteins:
- the LOC123180346 gene encoding CBL-interacting protein kinase 17 isoform X1, whose amino-acid sequence MGATGDAEDAAAGCRARAALLGAYELGRTLGEGNFGKVKQARNRATGEHFAVKILDRGRVLSLRGADDQVRREIATLTMLAHPNVVRLHEVAASKTKIYMVLEFVNGGELFDRIAIKRKLSEREGRRLFQQLIDGVSYCHGKGVYHRDLKPENVLIDRKGNIKISDFGLSALPQHLGVWQKKISHDFLVLIIFINIFCEDIFILLNLISATFQNDGLLHTTCGSPNYIAPEVLQNRGYDGSLSDIWSCGVILYIMLVGHLPFVDRNMVVLYQKIFKGDTQIPEWLSPGAQNLLRRILEPNPMKRINMAEIKIHEWFQKDYIPAAPYDDDDEDVRLGAILPIKQQISEAPGDKSTHQMNAFQLIGMSSSLDLSGLFEEEGVSQRKIRFTSAHPPKDLFDKIEVSATQSGFHVQRAHSKLKITGNCNGPNNPTPFLVCAEVFELGPSLHVVELRKSHGDTAVYRQLCDRISSDLGIDKIFGMGSLFDDNLPSFDSRAATPLVAL is encoded by the exons ATGGGGGCGACGGGCGACGcggaggacgcggcggcggggTGCCGCGCGCGGGCGGCGCTGCTGGGCGCGTACGAGCTGGGGCGCACGCTCGGGGAAGGCAACTTCGGCAAGGTGAAGCAGGCGCGCAACCGCGCCACCGGGGAGCACTTCGCCGTGAAGATCCTGGACCGCGGCAGGGTGCTCTCCCTCCGCGGCGCCGACGACCAGGTCCGCAGGGAGATCGCCACGCTCACCATGCTCGCGCACCCCAACGTCGTCCGCCTCCACGAG GTTGCTGCTAGCAAAACAAAGATCTATATGGTGCTTGAGTTTGTCAACGGAGGCGAACTTTTTGACAGGATT GCAATAAAGAGAAAACTATCTGAACGAGAAGGAAGGAGGCTTTTTCAGCAGCTAATTGATGGTGTGAGCTATTGCCATGGAAAGGGTGTCTACCACAGAGACCTCAAG CCTGAAAATGTTCTTATTGATCGGAAAGGCAACATCAAGATATCTGATTTTGGTCTAAGTGCTTTACCACAACATCTTGGGGTATGGCAGAAAAAAATATCACACGATTTTCTTGTATTGATCATTTTTATTAATATTTTTTGCGAGGATATTTTCATTTTATTGAATTTAATATCagcaacttttcagaatgatgGATTGCTGCATACAACCTGTGGTAGCCCCAACTATATTGCTCCTGAG GTTCTGCAGAACAGAGGTTACGACGGATCATTGTCGGATATCTGGTCTTGTGGAGTAATTCTTTACATAATGCTCGTAGGACACCTTCCGTTTGTTGACCGAAATATGGTTGTTCTTTATCAGAAG ATTTTCAAGGGTGACACTCAGATCCCGGAGTGGCTTTCACCTGGTGCACAAAACCTTCTTCGTCGAATTCTTGAACCAAATCCGATGAAGAGGATTAACATGGCAGAGATCAAAATACACGAATGGTTTCAGAAGGACTATATTCCTGCTGCTCcatatgatgacgatgatgaagatgtaCGGCTTGGTGCAATTCTACCTATCAAACAG CAAATTAGTGAAGCACCCGGCGACAAGAGTACTCATCAGATGAACGCTTTTCAGCTGATCGGAATGTCATCTTCCCTCGATCTTTCAGGTTTATTTGAGGAAGAG GGAGTGTCCCAGAGAAAGATCAGGTTCACATCAGCACATCCACCGAAGGATTTGTTCGACAAGATTGAAGTGTCCGCGACGCAGTCGGGGTTCCATGTTCAGAGAGCACATAGCAAG CTCAAAATAACGGGCAATTGCAATGGACCGAACAACCCCACACCATTCTTAGTCTGTGCCGAG GTGTTTGAGCTTGGCCCCTCTCTGCATGTTGTAGAGCTTAGGAAGTCTCATGGTGACACTGCAGTGTACAGACAG CTCTGTGATAGGATCTCGAGTGACCTGGGAATTGACAAGATTTTTGGGATGGGTTCGCTCTTCGACGACAACCTCCCGAGCTTCGACAGCAGAGCCGCGACACCACTGGTTGCCTTGTGA
- the LOC123180346 gene encoding CBL-interacting protein kinase 17 isoform X2, which translates to MGATGDAEDAAAGCRARAALLGAYELGRTLGEGNFGKVKQARNRATGEHFAVKILDRGRVLSLRGADDQVRREIATLTMLAHPNVVRLHEVAASKTKIYMVLEFVNGGELFDRIAIKRKLSEREGRRLFQQLIDGVSYCHGKGVYHRDLKPENVLIDRKGNIKISDFGLSALPQHLGNDGLLHTTCGSPNYIAPEVLQNRGYDGSLSDIWSCGVILYIMLVGHLPFVDRNMVVLYQKIFKGDTQIPEWLSPGAQNLLRRILEPNPMKRINMAEIKIHEWFQKDYIPAAPYDDDDEDVRLGAILPIKQQISEAPGDKSTHQMNAFQLIGMSSSLDLSGLFEEEGVSQRKIRFTSAHPPKDLFDKIEVSATQSGFHVQRAHSKLKITGNCNGPNNPTPFLVCAEVFELGPSLHVVELRKSHGDTAVYRQLCDRISSDLGIDKIFGMGSLFDDNLPSFDSRAATPLVAL; encoded by the exons ATGGGGGCGACGGGCGACGcggaggacgcggcggcggggTGCCGCGCGCGGGCGGCGCTGCTGGGCGCGTACGAGCTGGGGCGCACGCTCGGGGAAGGCAACTTCGGCAAGGTGAAGCAGGCGCGCAACCGCGCCACCGGGGAGCACTTCGCCGTGAAGATCCTGGACCGCGGCAGGGTGCTCTCCCTCCGCGGCGCCGACGACCAGGTCCGCAGGGAGATCGCCACGCTCACCATGCTCGCGCACCCCAACGTCGTCCGCCTCCACGAG GTTGCTGCTAGCAAAACAAAGATCTATATGGTGCTTGAGTTTGTCAACGGAGGCGAACTTTTTGACAGGATT GCAATAAAGAGAAAACTATCTGAACGAGAAGGAAGGAGGCTTTTTCAGCAGCTAATTGATGGTGTGAGCTATTGCCATGGAAAGGGTGTCTACCACAGAGACCTCAAG CCTGAAAATGTTCTTATTGATCGGAAAGGCAACATCAAGATATCTGATTTTGGTCTAAGTGCTTTACCACAACATCTTGGG aatgatgGATTGCTGCATACAACCTGTGGTAGCCCCAACTATATTGCTCCTGAG GTTCTGCAGAACAGAGGTTACGACGGATCATTGTCGGATATCTGGTCTTGTGGAGTAATTCTTTACATAATGCTCGTAGGACACCTTCCGTTTGTTGACCGAAATATGGTTGTTCTTTATCAGAAG ATTTTCAAGGGTGACACTCAGATCCCGGAGTGGCTTTCACCTGGTGCACAAAACCTTCTTCGTCGAATTCTTGAACCAAATCCGATGAAGAGGATTAACATGGCAGAGATCAAAATACACGAATGGTTTCAGAAGGACTATATTCCTGCTGCTCcatatgatgacgatgatgaagatgtaCGGCTTGGTGCAATTCTACCTATCAAACAG CAAATTAGTGAAGCACCCGGCGACAAGAGTACTCATCAGATGAACGCTTTTCAGCTGATCGGAATGTCATCTTCCCTCGATCTTTCAGGTTTATTTGAGGAAGAG GGAGTGTCCCAGAGAAAGATCAGGTTCACATCAGCACATCCACCGAAGGATTTGTTCGACAAGATTGAAGTGTCCGCGACGCAGTCGGGGTTCCATGTTCAGAGAGCACATAGCAAG CTCAAAATAACGGGCAATTGCAATGGACCGAACAACCCCACACCATTCTTAGTCTGTGCCGAG GTGTTTGAGCTTGGCCCCTCTCTGCATGTTGTAGAGCTTAGGAAGTCTCATGGTGACACTGCAGTGTACAGACAG CTCTGTGATAGGATCTCGAGTGACCTGGGAATTGACAAGATTTTTGGGATGGGTTCGCTCTTCGACGACAACCTCCCGAGCTTCGACAGCAGAGCCGCGACACCACTGGTTGCCTTGTGA